The genomic DNA TCCTTCTGCTGCTTCCAGCAGGATATGCATCGAACTTTCCAGGTTTCGCCCCGTTCAGCCCAGAATCCACGTCCGCAGTCAATGCAGTATTTTTTCATCATGACTTGCCTCCTCCCATCAGCGCAATGGTTAGGAGGATGCCAATAGTGCGGAAAAAGTCTTGACAAAAACGTAAAAATAAATTAGATGTAGGACATATTGTGTCGCCCAGCAGCCGCACATTTTTGCCCCTGATGCTTGCCACATCCGGGGCTTTTTCTCTTTTGGACATTGCCTACCCCCTTCTGGAATCGTTCGTTTCAACCACATGCCCGGATGAAAAACTTTCCAGATCCGCAGGATCATAAAAAATCTTGCGGGCAACCTTGTAAAAACGTGGGCCCAACCCCTTACACCTCCAGACCTCCAAGGTCTTATGCGTAAATGGAGTTCCGATTGCTGCCAGATATTCAGCAGCTTCCCTGGTACTTAACTTTCGCTTTTCCATAAAAAAACCTCCGTTAACTGTTTAAGTTTGACGGAGGTTAAAAAGCCTTAATCGTGGTAACTGGTTATTACGAAAAAGATTTTTTCATTTTTTTCTTAATGCTTCCAAAATAATCTCTAAGTGTGTAAATTGACAGCTCATTTTTTTTATCTAAACTTTCTTTATCTGATCTTATAAAAACATTGATCTGCTTCCTTTTTTTGTCACAATAGTATTCATCATACAATATTTCGCAGTCATCAACGTGCCAATGTTGTTCCTTTAAGACATCAAGAAGATCTTCCCACGTTTTACGTGGATGCTTCCTGATTAGCCTTACAAGCAGTTTTTCAAAATATTTATCATGCTTTGGTTTTTGTCCCGCTTCACAAAACTTAGCATGTGCATCAATCCCTTTCTGAGCCCAAAATTCAAGATTGATCCCTGACACTGACTGCCCTGCAACAAAAGCATTCATCAGCGCAGCATCAACATCGCCTCTCTCAACTGCCCGATCAACCGCGTCGAGTCGAAGCAACAACTTCTCCACACCTTCTTTCCGTTCATCGTCAATGCCTTGTTCCAGTAACCGTTTCGCCTTAGTCCTGTAAGATGAAGCAATTCCGGTAAAGGTACAAAGCGAATGAAAAGATTTTCTGAGCCGGTCCTGGAAGGCAGGATCATCTTTGCTGACCTTTTCCAAGGGTTCATGGAGGCACTCGAAAATTTCGCCTTTTTTATTCAGCCTGACTTTCATTTTTCCACCACCTTTTTGAGCTCAATAACATTATCTTTCTGTTTCGGCTGCAAGAGATCCGCTGCCACGTTCGCCGCTGCTTTCTTGGTCTGTGGGAGAAACTGTCCATACCTTTTCGTCATGGCCTGGGACTTATGACAAAGAAGCTCCTGGATCATATCAAGGCCCACTTGCCCGGAATTGGCCAGGGTAACAGCAAAGTGATGTCTCAACCCATGAAAGGGCCTCCACGACTCAGGGAGCCCAGCTTTTTCTTTGATCCGGTCTGCTGCTGAACAGTCCGTTGCCATGCCGCCGTTTTTCCCGGGGAAGATATAGGGAGCTCCAGACTTTTTCTCATCGCGCCATTTTATCTGATCCAGGAGAATATCCTTGACCGGCTCGCTCATGGGTATGTACTCGGTCTTGCCCCCTTTCGGCTCTCTCAGTGTGATGATCTCTTGGGTGAAGTCCAGATCATGATCCTGCAATCTGAATATTTCACCACGCCTCATGCCAGTGAACATTGCAAGTTTCAGCATCCTGGCTACTGGCTTGTAAGGCCAACCTTCCAGAACCGTGAGAAAGCTTTTAAGCTGATCCTCATTCAAATATTCAACAACTTCATTGTCCCGCTTGGGCATCTCGATTGTAAATGATAACTTTGGAGACATGCCTACCTTGTGACCATAATTTGTCAGCCGCCGGAGAAGCTCTAAGGTATTCCATACAGTCCCGTCTGATTTGCCTTTCATGTTTTTCTTGATCTGGGCAATGGTCAGCATGGTGATTTTTGAAACAGGCATTTTCCCCACAACAGGATCAAGATGCAGATCATACCTGTTCTTGTCAGTGACATATCCTTTGAGCGTGTCCTTTTTTTCCTCAAAGTAAGTTTTGGCAATGTCCTGGACAGGTTTATTCTTCTGGGCTCGCTCACGCTTGACTTCCTTGGTGGTCTTGACCTCATCCCCGTGACGGATATTCCGCAGACGTTCTGCCCGGATTTCTGCTGCAATCTGTGGAGTAATGCCTTCAGACTTGAGGCCGACCTTTTCCCAGCGCAGACGGTTTTCCCCATCCTTAAACGAAATGTAATAGGTAATGTCTTTTGATTGAAGATCATACTTATAAACCCCAGACCATCTTTTCGGATCAACCCTTTGCATTTTGCCCATGCTTTCTGACCTCCGGGAAATTTGGTTAGAAAAAAGTTAGAAAATCCGTCAAAATGTCCAAAAGTGTGAAGCCTTGGGCAGCCTGACCCGAAGCATATTTGACTATTTTTTTTCTAACCTATT from Desulfonatronovibrio magnus includes the following:
- a CDS encoding tyrosine-type recombinase/integrase, with product MGKMQRVDPKRWSGVYKYDLQSKDITYYISFKDGENRLRWEKVGLKSEGITPQIAAEIRAERLRNIRHGDEVKTTKEVKRERAQKNKPVQDIAKTYFEEKKDTLKGYVTDKNRYDLHLDPVVGKMPVSKITMLTIAQIKKNMKGKSDGTVWNTLELLRRLTNYGHKVGMSPKLSFTIEMPKRDNEVVEYLNEDQLKSFLTVLEGWPYKPVARMLKLAMFTGMRRGEIFRLQDHDLDFTQEIITLREPKGGKTEYIPMSEPVKDILLDQIKWRDEKKSGAPYIFPGKNGGMATDCSAADRIKEKAGLPESWRPFHGLRHHFAVTLANSGQVGLDMIQELLCHKSQAMTKRYGQFLPQTKKAAANVAADLLQPKQKDNVIELKKVVEK